A genome region from Micromonospora peucetia includes the following:
- a CDS encoding UDP-N-acetylglucosamine--LPS N-acetylglucosamine transferase: MGTTTEDAGAPGVLLLVGSSGGHLAQLLALRPWYERWPRCWVTFDTPEALSLLAGEDLIPAHHPTTRNVPNLLRNAVLAWRVLRSRRVAAVVTTGAGVAVPFVVLARLRRVPTVYIEVYDRIDTPTLTARLCRPFLSAMLVQWDEQRRQYPEATVVGTLL; encoded by the coding sequence GTGGGAACGACAACCGAGGATGCCGGCGCGCCCGGGGTTCTGCTCCTGGTGGGCTCCAGCGGTGGCCATCTGGCCCAACTGCTCGCCCTACGCCCGTGGTACGAACGCTGGCCTCGATGCTGGGTCACCTTCGACACACCCGAGGCGCTCTCGCTGCTCGCCGGCGAGGACCTGATCCCGGCGCACCACCCGACCACCCGCAACGTGCCGAACCTGCTGCGCAACGCCGTCCTCGCCTGGCGGGTGCTGCGGTCGCGCCGGGTCGCCGCGGTGGTGACCACCGGCGCCGGGGTGGCCGTCCCGTTCGTGGTGCTCGCCCGGCTGCGGCGCGTGCCGACCGTCTACATCGAGGTGTACGACCGGATCGACACCCCGACCCTGACCGCCCGGCTCTGCCGGCCGTTCCTCTCCGCGATGCTCGTGCAGTGGGACGAGCAGCGCCGGCAGTACCCGGAGGCCACCGTCGTGGGGACCCTGTTGTGA
- a CDS encoding transcriptional regulator: MPSEYAKSLGARLRSIRQQQGLSLQGVEEKSNGRWKAVVVGSYERGDRAVTVSRLAELADFYRVPVSELLPDGSGVRHEPTSKIVLDLERLYDEASEELAYVARYARAIQQQRGDYNGRVLSIRADDLRALAIVYDASPSGLIERLTEHGVLVADPRAFFAS; this comes from the coding sequence ATGCCCTCTGAATACGCCAAGTCTCTGGGCGCCCGCCTGCGCTCCATCCGCCAACAGCAGGGCCTGTCCCTGCAGGGTGTGGAGGAGAAGTCGAACGGGCGGTGGAAGGCGGTGGTGGTCGGCTCCTACGAGCGTGGCGACCGCGCCGTCACGGTGTCGCGCCTGGCTGAGCTGGCCGACTTCTACCGCGTACCCGTCTCGGAGCTGCTGCCCGACGGCAGCGGGGTTCGTCACGAGCCCACCAGCAAGATCGTCCTCGACCTGGAGCGGCTGTACGACGAGGCCTCCGAGGAGCTGGCCTACGTCGCCCGGTACGCCCGCGCCATCCAGCAGCAACGCGGTGACTACAACGGCCGCGTGCTCTCCATCCGCGCCGACGACCTGCGCGCCCTCGCCATCGTCTACGACGCCTCGCCGTCCGGCCTGATCGAGCGGCTCACCGAGCACGGTGTGCTGGTCGCCGACCCGCGGGCGTTCTTCGCCAGCTGA
- the aroC gene encoding chorismate synthase, which translates to MLRWLTAGESHGPALVAMLEGVPAGVEVTTGEIAGELARRRLGYGRGARMAFEQDEVEIIGGLRHGVTLGSPVAIRVGNSEWPKWRTVMAADPVDEEELARQARNAPLTRPRPGHADLAGMQKYGHTDARPILERASARETAARVAVGTVAKALVRQALGIEIVSHVVELGPVAVKPGLRPTPTDAARIDADPLRCLDPEVSARMVAEVDAAKKAADTLGGVVEVLAYGVPPGLGSHVQWDRKLDARLATALMSIQAIKGVEIGDGWQQARSRGSEAHDEIIPTATGVRRVTDRAGGLEGGITTGEPLRVKAAMKPISSLSRALATVDVTTGEPATAINQRSDVCAVPAAAVVAEAMVALVLAEAATEKFGGDSVAEIRRNLAGYLDALVIR; encoded by the coding sequence GTGTTGCGCTGGTTGACTGCAGGGGAATCGCACGGACCCGCCCTCGTCGCGATGCTGGAGGGCGTACCCGCCGGCGTCGAGGTGACCACCGGGGAGATCGCCGGTGAGCTGGCCCGGCGGCGGCTCGGCTACGGCCGGGGCGCGCGGATGGCGTTCGAACAGGACGAGGTCGAGATCATCGGCGGGCTCCGGCACGGGGTGACGCTCGGCAGCCCGGTCGCGATCCGCGTCGGCAACTCCGAGTGGCCCAAGTGGCGCACCGTCATGGCCGCCGACCCGGTCGACGAGGAGGAGCTGGCCCGCCAGGCCCGCAACGCGCCGCTCACCCGCCCCCGTCCGGGCCACGCCGACCTGGCCGGCATGCAGAAGTACGGCCACACCGACGCGCGGCCGATCCTGGAACGGGCCAGCGCGCGGGAGACCGCTGCCCGGGTCGCCGTCGGCACGGTCGCCAAGGCGCTGGTCCGGCAGGCGCTCGGCATCGAGATCGTCTCCCACGTGGTGGAGCTGGGCCCGGTCGCGGTCAAGCCGGGGCTCCGTCCGACGCCCACCGACGCCGCCCGCATCGACGCCGACCCGCTGCGCTGCCTCGACCCCGAGGTCAGCGCCCGGATGGTCGCCGAGGTCGACGCCGCGAAGAAGGCCGCCGACACCCTGGGCGGCGTGGTCGAGGTGCTGGCGTACGGGGTGCCGCCGGGCCTGGGCAGCCACGTCCAGTGGGACCGCAAGCTCGACGCCCGGCTCGCGACCGCCCTGATGTCGATCCAGGCCATCAAGGGCGTGGAGATCGGGGACGGTTGGCAGCAGGCGCGCTCCCGGGGCTCCGAGGCGCACGACGAGATCATTCCCACCGCGACCGGCGTGCGTCGGGTCACCGACCGGGCCGGCGGGCTGGAGGGCGGCATCACCACCGGCGAGCCGCTGCGGGTGAAGGCCGCGATGAAGCCGATCTCGTCGCTGAGCCGGGCCCTGGCGACGGTGGACGTCACCACCGGCGAGCCGGCCACCGCGATCAACCAACGCTCGGACGTCTGCGCGGTGCCCGCCGCCGCCGTCGTCGCCGAGGCGATGGTGGCGCTGGTGCTCGCCGAGGCCGCCACCGAGAAGTTCGGCGGCGACTCGGTCGCCGAGATCCGCCGCAACCTGGCCGGTTACCTCGACGCGCTGGTGATCCGGTGA
- the pyrR gene encoding bifunctional pyr operon transcriptional regulator/uracil phosphoribosyltransferase PyrR → MAYPPTVQSPSPRQPSVKVILASADVQRVVDRIAHQILEKTQGAENTVLLGIPTRGAPLARRLAARISTFEDVTVPVGVLDITLYRDDLRRHATRAVGPTQVPPGGIDGRRVILVDDVLFSGRTVRAALDALNDVGRPASVQLAVLVDRGHRELPIRADYVGKNIPTSLAESVKVTLAETDGTDEVKLYGGTR, encoded by the coding sequence GTGGCCTACCCACCGACTGTGCAGTCGCCGTCGCCGCGACAACCCTCGGTGAAGGTGATCCTCGCCAGCGCCGATGTTCAGCGCGTGGTCGACCGCATCGCCCACCAGATCCTGGAGAAGACCCAGGGTGCCGAGAACACCGTGCTGCTCGGCATCCCCACCCGGGGCGCCCCGCTCGCGAGGCGGCTGGCCGCCAGGATCAGCACCTTCGAGGACGTGACCGTCCCGGTCGGCGTGCTCGACATCACCCTCTACCGCGACGACCTGCGCCGGCACGCCACCCGCGCGGTCGGGCCGACCCAGGTGCCGCCCGGCGGCATCGACGGCAGGCGGGTCATCCTGGTCGACGACGTGCTCTTCTCCGGCCGTACGGTGCGGGCCGCGCTCGACGCGCTCAACGACGTCGGGCGGCCGGCGTCCGTCCAGCTCGCCGTCCTGGTCGACCGCGGACACCGCGAGCTGCCGATCCGCGCCGACTACGTCGGCAAGAACATCCCGACCTCCCTCGCCGAGAGCGTGAAGGTCACCCTCGCGGAGACCGACGGCACCGACGAGGTCAAGTTGTACGGGGGTACCCGGTGA
- a CDS encoding shikimate kinase: protein MAPVCVLVGAPGSGKTTVGLALAELLGVEFRDTDLDIVRQAGKPISEIFIDEGEDHFRTLERAAVAAGLASCGGVLALGGGAVLAEENRAALVGHAVVYLSVDLSDAVKRVGLGAGRPLLAINPRATLKYLLDQRRPLYAEVATATVVTDGRSPAEIAAEIVALLKR from the coding sequence ATGGCGCCGGTCTGCGTACTGGTCGGGGCGCCCGGCTCCGGCAAGACCACCGTCGGGCTGGCGCTCGCGGAGCTGCTCGGCGTGGAGTTCCGCGACACCGACCTGGACATCGTGCGGCAGGCGGGCAAGCCGATCTCGGAGATCTTCATCGACGAGGGTGAGGACCACTTCCGTACCCTCGAACGGGCGGCGGTGGCGGCGGGGCTGGCCTCGTGCGGGGGCGTGCTCGCCCTCGGCGGCGGCGCGGTCCTCGCCGAGGAGAACCGCGCGGCCCTGGTCGGGCACGCCGTGGTGTACCTCTCCGTCGACCTGTCCGACGCCGTGAAGCGGGTGGGGCTCGGCGCGGGCCGTCCACTGCTGGCGATCAACCCCCGGGCGACGCTGAAGTATCTGCTGGACCAGCGCCGCCCGCTCTACGCCGAGGTGGCCACCGCGACGGTCGTCACCGACGGACGGTCCCCGGCGGAGATCGCCGCCGAGATAGTCGCGCTGCTGAAGCGCTGA
- the nusB gene encoding transcription antitermination factor NusB: MPARRKARKRALDVLFEADLRDRPPVEVLAGYIERIEKPRPEHLGYAVGLVEGVAAHLDRIDEVIASYAEGWTLERMPAVDRNLARIAVYELLYVDEIDDAVAISEAVELARQMSTDDSPRFLNGILGRIAEYATR, encoded by the coding sequence ATGCCGGCGCGCCGCAAGGCGCGCAAGCGGGCGCTGGACGTGCTCTTCGAGGCCGACCTACGGGACCGCCCGCCGGTCGAGGTGCTCGCCGGCTACATCGAGCGGATCGAAAAACCCCGCCCCGAGCACCTGGGATACGCGGTGGGCCTGGTCGAGGGTGTCGCCGCCCACCTCGACCGGATCGACGAGGTGATCGCCAGCTACGCCGAGGGGTGGACGCTGGAGCGGATGCCGGCGGTCGACCGTAACCTCGCCCGGATCGCGGTCTACGAGCTGCTCTACGTCGACGAGATCGACGATGCGGTGGCCATCAGTGAGGCCGTCGAACTGGCCCGGCAGATGTCGACCGACGACTCGCCGCGCTTCCTCAACGGCATCCTCGGCCGCATCGCCGAGTACGCCACCCGCTGA
- a CDS encoding alpha/beta fold hydrolase produces the protein MATFVLVPGFWLGGWAWREVTAALRGQGHEAHPVTLTGVAERAHLAGPEVGLETHTTDIVRLIEVEDLHDVVLVGHSGGGLPVTQAADRVPDRIARVVYVESGPMPDGMSQFDSNPPEEQERLRAEIGAGHLLPPPPFDPAADPENLAGLDSAALALLRQRATAHPLRAATDPVRRTGGRAVPTALVASTFPIEVVEGMIAQGHPFFAGLAGGQLHALPTGHWPMLSEPKGLADVLDRIARD, from the coding sequence ATGGCGACGTTCGTGCTGGTTCCGGGTTTCTGGCTGGGCGGTTGGGCGTGGCGCGAGGTGACCGCGGCGCTGCGCGGGCAGGGCCACGAGGCCCACCCGGTGACGCTGACCGGAGTGGCCGAGCGCGCCCACCTCGCCGGGCCGGAGGTGGGCCTGGAGACGCACACCACCGACATCGTCCGGTTGATCGAGGTGGAGGACCTGCACGACGTGGTGTTGGTGGGGCACTCCGGCGGCGGGCTGCCGGTGACCCAGGCCGCGGACCGCGTCCCGGACCGGATCGCCCGGGTGGTCTACGTGGAGAGCGGGCCGATGCCGGACGGCATGTCGCAGTTCGACAGCAACCCGCCGGAGGAGCAGGAGCGGCTGCGCGCCGAGATCGGCGCCGGGCACCTGCTACCGCCGCCCCCGTTCGACCCGGCGGCGGACCCGGAGAACCTGGCCGGGCTGGATTCCGCCGCGCTCGCACTGCTGCGGCAACGCGCCACCGCCCACCCGCTGCGCGCCGCCACCGACCCGGTCCGCCGCACCGGTGGGCGCGCGGTGCCGACGGCCCTGGTGGCCAGCACCTTCCCGATCGAGGTGGTCGAGGGCATGATCGCGCAGGGCCACCCGTTCTTCGCCGGGCTGGCCGGCGGTCAGCTGCACGCGCTGCCCACCGGGCACTGGCCGATGCTCAGCGAGCCGAAGGGCCTGGCCGACGTGCTCGACCGGATCGCCCGCGACTGA
- a CDS encoding aspartate carbamoyltransferase catalytic subunit, protein MIRHLLSGADLDAATATAILDTAAEMATVAGREIKKLPALRGRTVVNLFYEDSTRTRISFEAAAKRLSADVINFSAKGSSVTKGESLKDTALTLQAMGADAVVVRHPASGAPHRLADWVDGSVVNAGDGTHEHPTQALLDAYTMRSRLGRLAGLSVAVVGDVLHSRVARSNVLLLSTLGAKVTLVGPPTLIPVHIAQALAPGTDVSYDLDAVLPQSDVVMMLRVQRERMNDSYFPSAREYARRYGLDGPRMRRLPEHAIVMHPGPMNRGMEITPEVADSPRSTIVEQVANGVSVRMAVLYLLLGGNNR, encoded by the coding sequence GTGATCAGGCACCTGCTCTCCGGCGCCGACCTGGACGCCGCCACCGCCACCGCGATCCTGGACACGGCCGCCGAGATGGCCACCGTCGCCGGCCGGGAGATCAAGAAGCTGCCCGCGCTGCGCGGGCGCACCGTGGTCAACCTCTTCTACGAGGACTCCACCCGGACCCGGATCTCCTTCGAGGCGGCGGCGAAGCGGCTCAGCGCCGATGTGATCAACTTTTCGGCCAAGGGCTCCAGCGTGACCAAGGGTGAGAGCCTGAAGGACACCGCGCTGACCCTCCAGGCGATGGGGGCCGACGCGGTGGTCGTCCGGCACCCGGCCTCCGGCGCCCCGCACCGGCTCGCCGACTGGGTCGACGGCTCGGTGGTCAACGCCGGCGACGGCACCCACGAACACCCGACCCAGGCGCTGCTCGACGCGTACACGATGCGCTCCCGGCTGGGCCGGCTGGCCGGCCTGTCGGTCGCGGTCGTCGGGGACGTCCTGCACAGCCGGGTGGCCCGCTCCAACGTGCTGTTGCTCTCCACGCTCGGCGCCAAGGTGACCCTGGTCGGACCGCCGACCCTGATCCCCGTCCACATCGCGCAGGCGCTCGCGCCCGGCACCGACGTCTCCTACGACCTCGACGCGGTACTGCCGCAGTCGGACGTGGTGATGATGCTGCGGGTGCAGCGGGAGCGGATGAACGACTCCTACTTCCCGTCCGCCCGCGAGTACGCCCGCCGCTACGGCCTGGACGGCCCGCGGATGCGCCGGCTGCCCGAGCACGCGATCGTCATGCACCCCGGCCCGATGAACCGGGGGATGGAGATCACGCCCGAGGTCGCCGACTCGCCCCGCTCCACCATCGTCGAACAGGTCGCCAACGGGGTCTCCGTGCGGATGGCCGTCCTCTACCTGCTGCTCGGGGGTAACAACCGGTGA
- the efp gene encoding elongation factor P produces the protein MATTNDLKNGLVLNLDGGLWSVVEFQHVKPGKGGAFVRTTLKNVLSGKVVDKTFNAGTKVETATVDKRTMQYLYADGDDYVFMDLETFDQITVPGATVGEAANYLLPEAEATVATHEGLPLYIELATSVVLEVTYTEPGLQGDRSTGGNKPATVETGATVQVPLFITTGEKIKVDTRDGRYLGRA, from the coding sequence ATGGCCACCACCAACGACCTGAAGAACGGCCTGGTACTCAACCTCGACGGAGGGCTCTGGTCCGTCGTTGAGTTCCAGCACGTCAAGCCCGGTAAGGGTGGTGCGTTCGTGCGTACCACGCTGAAGAACGTGCTGTCCGGCAAGGTGGTCGACAAGACCTTCAACGCGGGCACCAAGGTCGAGACCGCGACCGTGGACAAGCGCACCATGCAATACCTGTACGCCGACGGCGACGACTACGTCTTCATGGACCTGGAGACGTTCGACCAGATCACCGTGCCGGGCGCCACCGTCGGTGAGGCGGCGAACTACCTGCTGCCCGAAGCCGAGGCGACCGTGGCCACCCACGAGGGCCTCCCGCTCTACATCGAGCTGGCGACCAGCGTCGTGCTGGAGGTCACCTACACCGAGCCGGGCCTGCAGGGCGACCGGTCCACCGGTGGCAACAAGCCGGCCACCGTCGAGACCGGCGCGACCGTGCAGGTGCCGCTCTTCATCACCACCGGCGAGAAGATCAAGGTCGACACCCGCGACGGCCGTTACCTCGGCCGCGCCTGA
- the aroQ gene encoding type II 3-dehydroquinate dehydratase: MKVHVLNGPNLGRLGTRQPDVYGATSYADLVTLCESTGRELGLDVTVRQTDAEHELLGWLHTAADEGAAVVLNPAAWSHYSYAVRDACAMLRGPLVEVHISNIHAREEFRHHSVVSAVATGVICGLGVDGYRLALHHLAARSR, encoded by the coding sequence ATGAAGGTCCACGTGCTCAACGGCCCGAACCTCGGCCGGCTCGGCACCCGACAGCCGGACGTCTACGGGGCGACCAGCTACGCGGACCTGGTGACGCTCTGCGAGTCGACCGGGCGGGAGCTCGGCCTGGACGTGACGGTCCGGCAGACCGACGCCGAGCACGAGCTGCTGGGATGGCTGCACACCGCCGCCGACGAGGGCGCCGCCGTGGTGCTCAACCCGGCCGCCTGGTCACACTATTCGTACGCGGTCCGGGACGCCTGCGCCATGCTGCGTGGGCCGCTGGTCGAGGTGCACATCTCCAACATCCACGCCCGCGAGGAGTTCCGGCACCACTCGGTGGTGTCGGCGGTGGCGACCGGGGTGATCTGCGGCCTCGGCGTCGACGGTTACCGCCTGGCCCTGCACCATCTGGCCGCCCGCTCCCGCTGA
- a CDS encoding helix-turn-helix transcriptional regulator — protein sequence MSHPAARVLGMLELLQSHHRLTGAELARRLGVDGRTVRRYATTLAELGIPVTAERGRDGGYRLGPGYKLPPLMLTDDEAVAVLLGLVAAERLGLGTEEPATATALAKIRRVLPPPLADRLAAVQEHLGFTLRRSTSQARPATGTLLTFGAATRQRRRVRLEHRSFSGAATRRELDPYGLVFHAGRWYVTGHDHLRGEMRTFRLDRIGAVEQGEETFTAPDGFDAVAQVTRSLARVPYAHDVEVLLETDLVAARRRVPPSVAELTTTAGGVLLRARAENLDGMAQLLSGLGWPFTVLRPDALRDEVAEHARRLTGWAARVSG from the coding sequence GTGTCACATCCCGCCGCCCGGGTGCTCGGCATGCTCGAACTGCTCCAGAGCCATCACCGGCTCACCGGGGCGGAGCTGGCCCGCCGGCTCGGGGTGGACGGGCGCACCGTGCGCCGCTACGCCACGACCCTGGCCGAGCTGGGCATCCCGGTGACCGCCGAGCGGGGCCGCGACGGCGGCTACCGGTTGGGCCCCGGCTACAAGCTGCCACCGCTGATGCTCACCGACGACGAGGCCGTCGCCGTGCTGCTCGGTCTGGTCGCCGCCGAGCGGCTCGGGTTGGGCACCGAGGAGCCGGCGACCGCGACCGCCCTGGCCAAGATCCGCCGGGTGCTCCCACCCCCGCTGGCCGACCGCCTCGCCGCCGTGCAGGAGCACCTCGGCTTCACCCTGCGCCGCTCCACGTCGCAGGCCCGACCCGCGACCGGAACGCTGCTCACCTTCGGGGCAGCCACCCGGCAGCGGCGCCGGGTGCGGCTGGAGCACCGTTCCTTCTCGGGCGCGGCGACCCGCCGGGAACTCGACCCGTACGGGCTGGTCTTCCACGCCGGTCGGTGGTACGTCACCGGCCACGACCACCTGCGCGGGGAGATGCGCACGTTCCGGCTGGACCGGATCGGCGCGGTGGAACAGGGGGAGGAGACCTTCACCGCGCCCGACGGCTTCGACGCGGTGGCCCAGGTGACCCGCTCGCTGGCCCGCGTGCCGTACGCCCACGACGTCGAGGTGCTGCTGGAGACTGATCTGGTCGCCGCCCGACGCCGCGTCCCGCCGAGCGTGGCCGAGCTGACCACGACCGCCGGCGGCGTGCTGCTGCGCGCCCGCGCGGAGAACCTGGACGGGATGGCCCAACTGCTTTCGGGGCTGGGCTGGCCGTTCACCGTCCTGCGTCCCGACGCGCTGCGCGACGAGGTCGCCGAGCACGCCCGCCGGCTGACCGGCTGGGCGGCGCGGGTGTCCGGGTGA
- a CDS encoding glycosyltransferase family 2 protein: protein MTEHPSVSAVVPTRDRPELLRAAVRAILDQDHPGTIEVVVVYDQSEPDASLAELSRPDRLVRVIRNERAPGLAGARNSGVLAATGELVAFCDDDDEWLPGKLRAQVEALAAHPEAEFVSCGIRVSYDGHTVDRALPKDSVTLADLLRDRMTELHPSTFLIRAAALRDGFGLVDEEIPGSYAEDYEFLLRAARSAPLRNLRTPYVLVRWHKRSYFAQRWDTISEALQWLLERYPEFGTQPAGEARVTGQIAFARAASGDRRGAMRWARHTIRRNPREPRAYLALAVAGRVIRADAVLRTLHKRGRGI, encoded by the coding sequence ATGACCGAACACCCGAGCGTGAGCGCGGTGGTGCCCACCCGGGACCGTCCGGAGCTGCTCCGGGCCGCCGTACGCGCCATCCTCGACCAGGACCACCCCGGCACGATCGAGGTGGTGGTGGTGTACGACCAGTCCGAGCCGGACGCTTCGCTGGCCGAGCTGTCCCGCCCGGACCGGCTGGTCCGGGTGATCCGCAACGAGCGTGCCCCCGGCCTGGCCGGTGCCCGCAACTCCGGGGTGCTGGCCGCCACCGGTGAGCTCGTCGCATTCTGCGACGACGACGACGAGTGGCTGCCCGGCAAGCTGCGGGCCCAGGTCGAGGCGCTCGCCGCCCACCCCGAGGCGGAGTTCGTCAGCTGCGGGATCCGGGTCAGCTACGACGGGCACACCGTCGACCGGGCGTTGCCGAAGGACTCGGTCACCCTGGCCGACCTGCTGCGGGACCGGATGACGGAGCTGCACCCGTCGACCTTCCTGATCCGCGCCGCCGCGCTGCGCGACGGGTTCGGGCTGGTCGACGAGGAGATCCCGGGCAGCTACGCGGAGGACTACGAGTTCCTGCTCCGGGCCGCCCGCAGCGCGCCGTTGCGCAACCTGCGCACGCCGTACGTGCTGGTGCGCTGGCACAAGCGGTCCTACTTCGCGCAGCGCTGGGACACCATCTCCGAGGCGTTGCAGTGGCTGCTGGAGCGTTACCCCGAGTTCGGCACCCAGCCCGCCGGCGAGGCGCGGGTCACCGGGCAGATCGCCTTCGCCCGGGCCGCGTCCGGCGATCGGCGGGGCGCGATGCGCTGGGCCCGGCACACCATCCGGCGTAACCCGCGCGAGCCGCGGGCGTACCTGGCCCTCGCCGTGGCCGGGCGGGTGATCCGCGCCGACGCGGTACTGCGCACCCTGCACAAGCGGGGCCGGGGCATCTGA
- a CDS encoding glycosyltransferase yields the protein MPQPRDSGDLARARLLVAVGTDKHPFDRLVGWLEEWHPALAEDVGLTVQHGHTRVPGVPGAVAFLGHDELQTAMAEADLVVCHGGPATILEARRHGHLPIVVPRDPARGEHVDDHQQLFARRLGAAGMVALAETREALFEALTAGLADPSRFAVAADPDASRARRAAVEQVGRIVEDLVAASTGRRQRTRWRPWARPDRNGERR from the coding sequence CTGCCCCAGCCGCGCGACTCCGGCGACCTCGCCCGGGCCCGGCTGCTGGTCGCCGTCGGCACCGACAAGCATCCGTTCGACCGCCTGGTCGGCTGGCTGGAGGAATGGCACCCCGCCCTCGCCGAGGACGTCGGGCTGACCGTCCAGCACGGACACACCCGGGTCCCCGGGGTGCCCGGGGCGGTGGCCTTCCTCGGCCACGACGAGCTCCAGACCGCGATGGCCGAGGCCGACCTGGTGGTCTGCCACGGCGGCCCGGCCACCATCCTGGAGGCCCGACGGCACGGTCACCTGCCGATCGTCGTCCCACGGGACCCGGCCCGGGGCGAGCACGTCGACGACCACCAGCAGCTGTTCGCCCGTCGCCTGGGCGCGGCCGGCATGGTGGCGCTGGCCGAGACCCGGGAGGCGCTGTTCGAGGCGCTGACCGCCGGCCTCGCCGACCCGTCCCGGTTCGCCGTCGCGGCCGACCCGGACGCGTCGCGAGCACGCCGCGCGGCGGTCGAGCAGGTGGGGCGGATCGTGGAGGACCTGGTGGCCGCGTCGACCGGACGGCGGCAGCGGACGAGGTGGCGGCCGTGGGCACGGCCGGACCGGAACGGAGAGCGGCGATGA
- the aroB gene encoding 3-dehydroquinate synthase, whose translation MDEVTRIPVGGERPYDVLVGRDLLDALPGLLPDATRVAVLHARPLKELADAIGGRLRAAGVAPLLIEVPDAEAGKHIDVAATCWDRLGEAGFTRTDAVVGVGGGAVTDLAGFVAACWLRGVRWVPVATSLLGMVDAAVGGKTGINTATGKNLVGAFHPPVGVLADLATLDSLPQTDLAAGLAEVVKCGFIADPVILDLVERDRAAATDPTGPVTRELIERAIRVKSDVVSGDLREAGVREVLNYGHTLAHAIEKAEGYRWRHGHAVSVGVVYAGELARLAGRLDAPTAERHRTAMAALGLPTSYPAEAWPGLLATMRVDKKARGSQLRFVVLDGLARPAILEGPDDELLAAAYRKVAA comes from the coding sequence ATGGACGAGGTGACCCGGATCCCGGTCGGCGGCGAGCGCCCGTACGACGTGCTGGTGGGACGCGACCTGCTCGACGCGCTGCCCGGCCTGCTGCCCGACGCGACCCGGGTGGCGGTGCTGCACGCGCGCCCGCTCAAGGAGTTGGCCGACGCGATCGGCGGGCGGCTGCGCGCGGCCGGCGTCGCGCCGCTGCTGATCGAGGTGCCGGACGCCGAGGCGGGCAAGCACATCGACGTCGCGGCGACCTGCTGGGACCGGCTGGGCGAGGCCGGCTTCACCCGTACCGACGCGGTGGTGGGTGTCGGCGGCGGCGCGGTGACCGACCTGGCCGGCTTCGTCGCGGCCTGCTGGCTACGTGGGGTGCGCTGGGTGCCGGTGGCGACCTCGCTGCTGGGCATGGTCGACGCTGCGGTGGGTGGCAAGACCGGGATCAACACCGCCACCGGCAAGAACCTGGTCGGGGCGTTCCATCCGCCGGTCGGCGTCCTCGCCGACCTGGCGACGCTGGACAGCCTCCCGCAGACCGACCTTGCCGCCGGCCTGGCCGAGGTGGTCAAGTGCGGCTTCATCGCCGACCCGGTGATCCTCGACCTGGTGGAACGGGACCGGGCCGCGGCCACCGACCCGACCGGGCCGGTGACCCGCGAGCTGATCGAGCGGGCGATCCGGGTGAAGTCCGACGTGGTCTCGGGCGACCTGCGCGAGGCGGGCGTGCGGGAGGTGCTCAACTACGGCCACACCCTGGCCCACGCCATCGAGAAGGCGGAGGGCTACCGCTGGCGGCACGGCCACGCGGTGTCGGTCGGCGTCGTCTACGCCGGTGAGCTGGCCCGGCTGGCCGGCAGGCTGGACGCCCCCACCGCCGAGCGGCACCGCACGGCCATGGCGGCGCTCGGCCTGCCCACCAGCTACCCGGCCGAGGCCTGGCCGGGACTGCTCGCCACGATGCGGGTGGACAAGAAGGCCCGGGGCAGCCAGCTGCGTTTCGTCGTGCTGGACGGGCTGGCCCGGCCGGCGATCCTGGAGGGCCCGGACGACGAGTTGCTGGCGGCGGCCTACCGCAAGGTGGCCGCATGA